DNA from Candidatus Nitrospira nitrificans:
GTCCGGCATCCGCCGTAGCCAAAGGCCCGCCAGCACCGTCGGCATCCCCACGAGCCCCGCCGCAAATACAGGCGTCATACGTTCAAAACCGCCCATCCACCACAGGAGAGCAATCGCCAAGGCAAGCGGCACACATCCTCCCACCGCGCCCATCAATACAATACGCCGGCCACAGGTACGTCGGCTCAGACCGACCAGGCCGATTGCCAACCAAAAGAATCCCCAGGCCGCGCTGAGCGCAAGCCCTCCGGTCACGAATCCGGCGACACTCTCGATTACTACATCTGTCACGATGTTGCCTGCTCCCGTGCAAACTTCAAGAACACCTCTTCCAGATCCGCCTTTCCAAATCGGTCGATAATTTCCTGCGCCGTTCCTTCTGTCACGATGCGTCCGCGCTGAAGAAAAATGATGCGATCCGACATTTCTTCCATTTCTCGCATGTTATGGGACGTATAGAGGATGCTCAGGCCGGATGCTCGCCGCTCTTCTTTGAGCCACGACCTGATCTTGTCGGCGATATCGGGATCCAAACTCGCCGTCGGCTCGTCAAGAAACAGGATGCGCGGCTCGGTCAGAAATGCCTTCGCCAAGGTGAGTCTCGTCATTTGCCCCGACGACAGTTTGCGGGCAATCTTGCCGCGAAACTCTTCCATCTCCAGTTTTTTGACGATGTCGTTGACGCGCCGAACCACATCGGAAATCCCGTAGAGACGCGCCACGACCCATAGATTTTCTTCCACCGTGAGCGACTGGGGCATGGAGATGTAGGTGGACGAAAAGTTGACCTGCTGCAGAATCTCTTCGCGATGCGTCGAAAGATCCAGCCCGAACATGTGAATAGAACCCGCCGTCGGGGTCACGAGTCCCAGGAGCATCTGAATGGTGGTGGTCTTTCCGGCTCCGTTCGGGCCCAAGAGTCCGAGAATTTCCCCCGGCCTGATTTCGAAGGACACCTCATTGACCGCCGTAAAGTCGCCGAACCGCTTGGTCAGGGCTGACGCTTTCAGTACCGGGATAGCCATCGCGTCGACAGAATCGGGATTAGTTGAACAATAAGACACCGCTGATCTTCTCCGCGATATGACAAGTCTCACATTTCCGGTCTAACACTTTTCCGCCATGCTGTGCCTTCCCATCATGGCAGCGGAAACAATCACTGAGCGCCCTCGCGCGAAGATAGGAACCGTCCGGATGAGTGGGATACCAAGCTTGGCTGTCGGTCGAGACATGTCCGCGTGGAATGACAATGGGATATCCCTTGATGGGGGCATCGTGCACCACCCCGGAATGACAGGTCGTACAACCTTCATCCTGTCCTCGGACGCTGAACGCCTCCATATGGCGACGATGATTCATGACCAACCCCACCTCCTTCACCGGTGATGGAAGATCCCGCGGCGCTGTCTCGGACATGCGAAGGATATGACGATGGCAACTGAGACAGACTCCGGAATCCACCTTGGCCTTGAGATTGTGCGCGTCGGTCGGCGTTCCAAAGACGTAGATGGCTGTATCCCTGACTCCCGCTACGACCTTATCGGACAACCAGCCTTGCACACCGGGCCTCACATGACACTCGACACAGGCGACGTCCCTATGGGAAGACTTGGCCCAGCTCTCATACGCAGGGGCGATCGTATGGCATCCGGCGCAGAACGTCGGATGATCGGTAAGCGGTATCGCGGCTCCGACCAAAGCCATCGCCCCGATGACGAGAGTCAGCAGCAGCGTGGCCTTAGGCTTCCAGCTCATGCTCCCGTCGTCTGCGAGGGAACTGCTTGATCAAAAGGGCGGCGACCCCGGTCACATCGTCCAGATGGAGCACCGGCACAGGCAGGGTGATCGGCTTGTCGGACACCACCGCCAGGAGACCGTCGGGAGAGTATGAAATTTCACCGAGCTGATCACGAACGATCATGATCTTCGGGTATCCTTCACTTTTCCACCCTTCGGCGATAATGAGGTCGTAGGACGCATCCAAGAAACGATCCCGTACTTCCTCCACCTTCAGCTGTTCGGATACGTCGGCAAACAAGGCAAGACTCCCCTTCGAGACCACCACGACGCTACCGGCGCCGGCGCGTTTATGACGCCAGCTGTCCTTCCCTTCCGTATCAAGATCAAACCCATGGCCGGCATGTTTCACCGTCGCCACACGATACCCGGCCTTGACCAATTCAGGAATGAGACGTTCGATCAAGGTGGTTTTGCCGCTGTTCGACCGGCCGATGAATGAGACGATGGGAACTGGCATTGAAATCAATGATCAATGGTCATTGGTCATTGGTCCAGGAGAAATGACGACCAATGACTAATGACCATTGACTCCCTGGATTAGCAACAAGAGAGACTCGGCGCGCTCGAGTGCTGATGCTCCGCCTCGGTGGGCCATCCCTCACCGCTCAATACCTGCACCGCCACCTCGTCGCCGGGGTTGAGCCGCTCAACGTCCACCGGCACATCGATGAGGCAATTCGCCTTGACCATCGAGGTGAGAATACCGGAGCCCTGGTTTCCGGTCGTTCGAACCTTAAACACACCGTCTTCTCTTGTGAGAATGCCGCGCAGGAAATGTCGGCGATCGCCCCGCTTGGAAAATCGTTCTTGGAAGAGGGCCTGAACCACCGGCCGTCCAGAGGTCCGACACCCACTCATTTTGAGCAACGCAGGCCGCACCAATTGCTCGAAGGTCACCATCGACGAGACCGGATTGCCTGGGAGCCCAAACGCGAGCTTCCCTTGGATCTTCCCGAAGGCCAACGGCTGACCCGGCCGGATGGCGAGTTTCCAAAAATTCATCTCGGCGCCGAGCTCACGAAAGACAACCTTCGTAAAGTCGTAATCTCCCATCGACACGCCGCCGGACAACACAAGAATATCCGCGCTCAGCCCCTGTGAGATTTTTTCTTTCAACGCCGCCGGTGTATCGCGGGCGATACCGAGCAAGAACGGAATGCCCCCCGCTTCCTGCACAGCCGCGGCGATGCCGTAGCTGTTCGAATTGATGATCTTCTCTTCGCTGAACCGCTCGTCCAAGTCCGCCAACTCATCCCCAGTCGAAAGGATCGCTACCCGCGGCCGCTGGTAGACAAATACGAATGACTTTGCAAGGATCGCCAACATCCCGACCTCGCCGGGACGAATTCTGGTCCCTTTCGCGATGATGCAGTCCCCTGTCTTGACGTCTTCACCTTGCGGCCTGATGTTGGCTCCTTTGGGTTCCGCCTTGAACACGCGGACTGAATCAGGCATCTGTTCCGTATCTTCGACCTTCAGCACGGTATCCGCTCCTCTGGGGATCGGGGCTCCGGTCATGATCCGGATAGCCTGACCAGGGCCGACGGCTTTTGACGGCATGGTCCCGGCGGGAACGTCCTCAACGACCGAAAGCGTGACTGGTTTCTGAACGGCGTGCTCCTGTTTGATATCGTCCCATCTGACGGCAAACCCATCCATCGCTGAGTTGTCCCATGGCGGATTATCACGCTCAGCGACGATGTCTTCACCGAGGACGCGACCCAAGGCGTCCAGAATCGAGATTTTTTCAAGACCCAACAACGGCGCAGCATCGAGGACTATCTGTTGCGCATCGGAGAGTTGAGTCAATCCGGTCATCGCATCCGCAGCTTTCACTGACTGTCTCCCTTCAGCAATCCTGTCGTGGTCCGTCCCACTTTCAGCAACGAGGTACTCTTTTTACAGAAGGCTTCAACCTGATTGGCGATCTGGTGGTACGCTTCCGCCGTCGGTGAGTCGGAGTTGAAGAGGGCAAAGGGTTCACCCGCGTCGGACTGAGTGACCACATCGGGATCGAGCGGAATCCGTCCCAAAAATGGGACACCCATATCGAGCGCGGACGCTTCCCCGCCACCCTTTCTGAATACATCAATCTGCGTATGGCAATGCGGGCACTCGAGCCCGCTCATGTTCTCCACGATGCCGACGATCGGCACCTCGCTGTCCTTACAAAATGTGACCGACTTCCGGGAATCAAGGAGCGCCACTTCCTGCGGCGTCGTGATGATCACGGCGCCGCTCACCGTACCGAGCAGATCGATCGTCGTGACCGACTCGTTCCCGGTTCCCGGCGGCAGATCGATCAGGAGAAAATTCAAATCCTGCCAATCGACACCCCCGAGCAGCTGATTGATGAATTCGTACTTATAGGCATCGCGCCAGATAATCGGATCATCCGAGTTCTGCAGCAGAAACGACATCGAGGCGATCTTCAAATTGTAGGCTTGGAAGGGAATAATTCCCCCGGAAGTGCTGACTTTGAGCTTCTGACCCTCCGCGCCGACCATTTTGGGAATGTTGGGGCCATGAATATCCATGTCACAGATCCCGACATGCCATCCCTTGAGCGCCAGGCTCACCGCGATGTTGGTCGTGCACGTGCTTTTCCCCACCCCGCCCTTATTGCTCATGATGAGCACTTTGTGCTCGATACGCTCCATCCGCTTGGCGACCAGCCATCGGCTATGCCCTTCTTTATCCTTTTGGCATCGCTCGTTTTCGTCGCAGATGGCACAGGCCCACATATACGTACAGGCGTCGCTGTTTCCGCTTCCGGTATTGATGACGTTCAGTTCACGTGCCATAGAATGTCATATCCTTCATAAGTACTGCCCGTCGCTTGCATGGGCTCGCAGGATGTTCAAAAATGCCAATGTTCTCACCCCATCCAACTCCGGCGCACCAAGACGCGTCGTTCCGCGGGCGCGGCCGCAGTTGACCGACAGGCTTTCCATGTTCCTGTCTGTCCGTTTCACGAGATACGCTCGCCTCGCACGCCTCGCAGACTCGTCGATGCGGGCTGAGCGGGCTTCCCGCACTTCCAAGCGATGCGAGAACAAAGCCGGCGGACTTTCCTCAACACCCTGTCAGTGATGACGTCCTCCGGGAACGCCGACATAGTCATCACCCGAAGATTTCGGCATCGACATGCCCGAAACCGTTCCCCCGGCCCCTACCCCGGCCATGGCGACCGTCGGGACACCTGCGGGCTGGCTTTCAGCGGATGTTTTTTTGCCGAACACCTTCGCGCCAAAGATGCCGACCCAGTAGAGAAGAAACATGGGCCCAGCCATCAGCGTCTGATTGAACGGGTCGGGTGTGGGCGTCAGAATCGCGGAGACGACAAACGATCCCAACAACGCCCACTTCCAATACTGAATCAGGAACGGCGCATCGACCCAGCCCAACTTGGCCATGAGCGTGATGGCCAACGGCACCTCAAAGATCAGGCCAAAGACCGTCAAGAACCACAGGGCAAACCCGACATACTGGGCGATCGAGATCTGCGGCACGAATCCGGCATTCACTCCGTATGAAATCAAAAAATTCAAGGCGAACGGAAGCACGAAGAAAAAGGAAAATCCGACCCCGGCGTAGAACGCCAACGTGCTCACACACACGAACGGCCCGACAAACCGCCGCTCCTGAGCATGCAGTCCCGGAACGACGAACCGCCAGATCTCGACCAAGAGATAGGGCATGGCGAGCACGACGGCGAACAGTCCCGCGACCTTGACGTTCTGCCAGAGGGCCTCCGCCGGAGCGAGAAAGACAAACGGCACCGTCGGCAAATCGGTGGGTTCCCAGGTCAATTGGCTCGGCACGAACATATTCTGGAGCGGGACTCGCAACCATTTGACCAAGGTGTCGGCATAAAAAAACGTCCCCATGAACACGACCGCCAGGCCGATCACCGCACGGGTAAGCCGGACTTGGAACTCCACGAGGTGCTCCATGACCGGCATCTTTTTGTCTTCCAGCGGCTTGAAGACCGAGTCTTGCAGCCACCGGTTCAGCTTGTTCAGCACCGAGCCTCGCAAGTTTCGGAATCCGTCGACCCGACGATCCGGCGATTGGTCTTCCGACAATCAACAGATCGACAGATCAACAGATTCCTCTGTGCTTCTTACTTCGGATTGACCGCGACAAACAGACTGTTCCCTTGCCGATTGACCAACAGCACGGCAAGTTCGTCTTTTTTGATCTTTTCCGCGGCCTTTTGATAATCGCCGAGCGTCTTGACCGGCTCGTGATTGACTTCTTGGATGACGTCACCACGCTGGAGCCCGGCTGCCTCTCCCGGCCCACCCGGTTCCACGGAGGTGATGACGACTCCGGCCGTCTTCGAGGAAATGTTCAACTGACTCATCAACGCGTTATCCAACGTTTGGACACGCAACGACGCGAGTACATTGTCCGGAAGCTTCATCGTTTCGCCCGCGTCTTTCGGCGGCGCCGAATCTTTTTTGGCCAGCAGTTCATCCGATGGGCGTTCGGCGACCTTCACCGAAATCAGTTGCTCCTTGCCTTCGCGCAACACTTTGACCTGTGCGTCTTTTCCGACCATGGTTCGTGCGACAAGATTGCGCAGCTGACTGACGCTCTGCACCTCCTTGCCGTTAAAGGCCACGACGACATCGCCGCGCTTCACTCCCGCGGCATGAGAAGGGCCATTCTCATTGACATCGCTGATCAACACCCCCTTCCGCTGCTCCGGGAGTTTGAACGATTTCGCCAAGGCCGGCGTAATTTCCTGGATCGCAACACCCATCCATCCACGGACGACCTTGCCCGTCTTCTGCAGGCTATCTACGATATCGAGGGCGATGCTGCTGGGAATCGCAAACCCGATCCCTTCCGATCCGCCGGTTCTCGAGAAGATCGCGGTGTTGATGCCGATCAGATCGCCATTCATGTTGACGAGCGCTCCGCCGGAATTTCCCGGATTGATCGCCGCGTCGGTCTGAATGAAATCCTCATAGTCCGCAATGCCGACATTCCCCCGCCCCAGGGCGCTGATGATGCCGAGCGTGACGGTCGAGCTCAGGCCAAACGGACTTCCCACCGCCAGCACAAGATCACCGACTTGTAGTTTTTCATACTCCGCCCATTTCAGCGACGGCAGATCCTTGGCCTCAATCTTGATGACCG
Protein-coding regions in this window:
- a CDS encoding ABC transporter ATP-binding protein — its product is MAIPVLKASALTKRFGDFTAVNEVSFEIRPGEILGLLGPNGAGKTTTIQMLLGLVTPTAGSIHMFGLDLSTHREEILQQVNFSSTYISMPQSLTVEENLWVVARLYGISDVVRRVNDIVKKLEMEEFRGKIARKLSSGQMTRLTLAKAFLTEPRILFLDEPTASLDPDIADKIRSWLKEERRASGLSILYTSHNMREMEEMSDRIIFLQRGRIVTEGTAQEIIDRFGKADLEEVFLKFAREQATS
- a CDS encoding cytochrome c3 family protein — its product is MSWKPKATLLLTLVIGAMALVGAAIPLTDHPTFCAGCHTIAPAYESWAKSSHRDVACVECHVRPGVQGWLSDKVVAGVRDTAIYVFGTPTDAHNLKAKVDSGVCLSCHRHILRMSETAPRDLPSPVKEVGLVMNHRRHMEAFSVRGQDEGCTTCHSGVVHDAPIKGYPIVIPRGHVSTDSQAWYPTHPDGSYLRARALSDCFRCHDGKAQHGGKVLDRKCETCHIAEKISGVLLFN
- the mobB gene encoding molybdopterin-guanine dinucleotide biosynthesis protein B, with translation MPVPIVSFIGRSNSGKTTLIERLIPELVKAGYRVATVKHAGHGFDLDTEGKDSWRHKRAGAGSVVVVSKGSLALFADVSEQLKVEEVRDRFLDASYDLIIAEGWKSEGYPKIMIVRDQLGEISYSPDGLLAVVSDKPITLPVPVLHLDDVTGVAALLIKQFPRRRREHELEA
- a CDS encoding molybdopterin molybdotransferase MoeA; translated protein: MKAADAMTGLTQLSDAQQIVLDAAPLLGLEKISILDALGRVLGEDIVAERDNPPWDNSAMDGFAVRWDDIKQEHAVQKPVTLSVVEDVPAGTMPSKAVGPGQAIRIMTGAPIPRGADTVLKVEDTEQMPDSVRVFKAEPKGANIRPQGEDVKTGDCIIAKGTRIRPGEVGMLAILAKSFVFVYQRPRVAILSTGDELADLDERFSEEKIINSNSYGIAAAVQEAGGIPFLLGIARDTPAALKEKISQGLSADILVLSGGVSMGDYDFTKVVFRELGAEMNFWKLAIRPGQPLAFGKIQGKLAFGLPGNPVSSMVTFEQLVRPALLKMSGCRTSGRPVVQALFQERFSKRGDRRHFLRGILTREDGVFKVRTTGNQGSGILTSMVKANCLIDVPVDVERLNPGDEVAVQVLSGEGWPTEAEHQHSSAPSLSCC
- a CDS encoding Mrp/NBP35 family ATP-binding protein: MARELNVINTGSGNSDACTYMWACAICDENERCQKDKEGHSRWLVAKRMERIEHKVLIMSNKGGVGKSTCTTNIAVSLALKGWHVGICDMDIHGPNIPKMVGAEGQKLKVSTSGGIIPFQAYNLKIASMSFLLQNSDDPIIWRDAYKYEFINQLLGGVDWQDLNFLLIDLPPGTGNESVTTIDLLGTVSGAVIITTPQEVALLDSRKSVTFCKDSEVPIVGIVENMSGLECPHCHTQIDVFRKGGGEASALDMGVPFLGRIPLDPDVVTQSDAGEPFALFNSDSPTAEAYHQIANQVEAFCKKSTSLLKVGRTTTGLLKGDSQ
- the tatC gene encoding twin-arginine translocase subunit TatC, whose translation is MSEDQSPDRRVDGFRNLRGSVLNKLNRWLQDSVFKPLEDKKMPVMEHLVEFQVRLTRAVIGLAVVFMGTFFYADTLVKWLRVPLQNMFVPSQLTWEPTDLPTVPFVFLAPAEALWQNVKVAGLFAVVLAMPYLLVEIWRFVVPGLHAQERRFVGPFVCVSTLAFYAGVGFSFFFVLPFALNFLISYGVNAGFVPQISIAQYVGFALWFLTVFGLIFEVPLAITLMAKLGWVDAPFLIQYWKWALLGSFVVSAILTPTPDPFNQTLMAGPMFLLYWVGIFGAKVFGKKTSAESQPAGVPTVAMAGVGAGGTVSGMSMPKSSGDDYVGVPGGRHH
- a CDS encoding Do family serine endopeptidase yields the protein MVNWTQQATNMLIGGGLAVCALVGSGCVSPVSAAGVPPAWAQGFSEIVKKTTPAVVNIAVTGGGEGSRRRGGMPPNPFGTPPPGDEPGGGELPTPPPSPHGPPQPHGRPDQSAGSGVILDGNGFIVTNNHVVEGATQITVTLSDRREFSAKVVGTDPKTDLAVIKIEAKDLPSLKWAEYEKLQVGDLVLAVGSPFGLSSTVTLGIISALGRGNVGIADYEDFIQTDAAINPGNSGGALVNMNGDLIGINTAIFSRTGGSEGIGFAIPSSIALDIVDSLQKTGKVVRGWMGVAIQEITPALAKSFKLPEQRKGVLISDVNENGPSHAAGVKRGDVVVAFNGKEVQSVSQLRNLVARTMVGKDAQVKVLREGKEQLISVKVAERPSDELLAKKDSAPPKDAGETMKLPDNVLASLRVQTLDNALMSQLNISSKTAGVVITSVEPGGPGEAAGLQRGDVIQEVNHEPVKTLGDYQKAAEKIKKDELAVLLVNRQGNSLFVAVNPK